In Drosophila yakuba strain Tai18E2 chromosome 2R, Prin_Dyak_Tai18E2_2.1, whole genome shotgun sequence, a single genomic region encodes these proteins:
- the LOC6529992 gene encoding organic cation transporter protein isoform X7, with translation MSAPAAAPTSAVLDFDDILAEIGEFGRFQRRNYLLICLPVLFAAANSLSYVFTAGSPTYRCYVPECDKVEDADYGADWVSIAVPGSWSKRGQFTPSTCERFVANGSHFASTSEPWRSWPLDQCSAANFTAETERCHQFVYGSSERTIVQQWGMHCQENLWKLAFVGTVHFAGLVVGTALSGYLADRYGRKHIFLFCIVFMALTGVAQALSWDYISFLVFALLNAVGTSGVYPLAFIIGVEMVGPRKREMSSIVLNYFYAVGEAVLGLSVFLPDWRQLQLALSLPPLICVAYFWLVPESVRWLLARNRREQAGVIIRRAAKVNRRDISVELMASFKQQELEAEASPETDVEGGLDVRKDDKIWLAIKEVAGSPILMGRYAILLLIWAVNAIVYYGLSLNATSLSGNKYLNFALVCLVEIPGYSLAWLFLRRFGRRMALSGSLLLCSITCVASGFVTLGANWLVVTLFLVGKLGITSSFAVIYTFTAEMMPTVIRSGGVGVMSTFARFGAMLAPFVPLLASYYDPLPLLLFGSLSLVAGLLSLLLPETFNRKLPDTVEEAIALGK, from the exons ATGTCAGCACCAGCGGCAGCTCCGACGTCTGCCGTCCTGGACTTTGACGACATTCTAGCCGAGATCGGAGAATTCGGACGCTTTCAGCGGCGGAACTATCTGCTCATATGCCTGCCCGTACTTTTTGCAGCCGCCAACAGCCTGTCGTATGTGTTCACGGCAGGTTCGCCGACCTACCGATGCTACGTGCCCGAGTGCGATAAGGTGGAGGATGCGGACTATGGAGCGGATTGGGTGTCGATCGCCGTGCCCGGCAGCTGGAGCAAGCGGGGCCAATTTACGCCGTCCACCTGTGAAAGGTTCGTGGCGAACGGAAGCCACTTTGCATCCACCTCAGAGCCTTGGAGGTCGTGGCCTTTGGATCAGTGCTCGGCTGCGAATTTCACGGCGGAAACGGAGAGGTGCCATCAGTTCGTGTACGGCAGTTCGGAGCGGACCATTGTGCAGCAGTGGGGAATGCACTGCCAGGAGAATCTCTGGAAGCTGGCCTTCGTGGGCACTGTGCACTTTGCCGGCCTGGTTGTGGGAACAGCTCTCTCCGGATACCTTGCCGATCG ATATGGACGCAAGCACATCTTCCTGTTCTGCATCGTGTTCATGGCGCTGACGGGAGTGGCGCAGGCGCTGTCCTGGGACTACATAAGTTTCCTGGTCTTCGCCTTGTTGAATGCGGTGGGCACATCCGGTGTTTACCCGCTCGCCTTCATCATCGGAGTGGAAATGGTCGGACCGCGCAAGCGTGAGATGTCCTCCATCGTGCTCAACTACTTCTATGCCGTGGGCGAGGCGGTCCTTGGCCTGTCCGTTTTCCTGCCCGACTGGCGGCAATTGCAGCTGGCGCTCTCGCTACCACCGCTTATTTGCGTGGCCTACTTCTGGCTGGTACCGGAGTCCGTTCGTTGGCTGCTGGCCCGTAATAGGCGGGAGCAAGCGGGTGTGATCATCCGGCGGGCGGCCAAGGTTAACCGGCGAGACATCTCCGTCGAGCTGATGGCCAGCTTCAAACAGCAGGAGCTGGAAGCGGAAGCCAGCCCTGAGACTGATGTCGAGGGTGGCCTGGACGTGCGGAAGGATGACAAGATCTGGTTGGCCATCAAGGAGGTGGCGGGCTCTCCCATTTTGATGGGCAGATACGCCATTCTGCTGCTCATTTGGGCCGTCAATGCCATCGTCTACTATGGACTTTCGCTCAACGCCACCAGTCTCAGTGGCAACAAGTACCTGAACTTCGCCCTGGTTTGCCTCGTCGAGATTCCTGGCTACAGCCTCGCCTGG CTATTCCTACGGAGATTTGGCCGACGCATGGCACTTTCAGGCTCCTTGCTGCTCTGCTCCATCACGTGTGTTGCCAGCGGATTCGTCACACTAG GTGCCAACTGGCTGGTTGTGACGCTCTTCCTTGTCGGCAAACTGGGCATCACCTCCTCCTTCGCTGTTATCTACACATTCACTGCGGAAATGATGCCCACG GTCATTAGGAGCGGCGGCGTTGGTGTCATGTCCACATTTGCCCGCTTCGGTGCGATGCTGGCTCCATTTGTGCCTCTATTG GCTTCGTACTATGACCCACTACCTCTGCTTCTTTTCGGGAGCTTATCGCTTGTGGCTGGACTTCTCTCGCTGTTGCTGCCGGAAACCTTCAACCGAAAACTACCCGATACG GTAGAAGAGGCGATTGCATTGGGGAAATGA
- the LOC6529992 gene encoding organic cation transporter protein isoform X6, with translation MSAPAAAPTSAVLDFDDILAEIGEFGRFQRRNYLLICLPVLFAAANSLSYVFTAGSPTYRCYVPECDKVEDADYGADWVSIAVPGSWSKRGQFTPSTCERFVANGSHFASTSEPWRSWPLDQCSAANFTAETERCHQFVYGSSERTIVQQWGMHCQENLWKLAFVGTVHFAGLVVGTALSGYLADRYGRKHIFLFCIVFMALTGVAQALSWDYISFLVFALLNAVGTSGVYPLAFIIGVEMVGPRKREMSSIVLNYFYAVGEAVLGLSVFLPDWRQLQLALSLPPLICVAYFWLVPESVRWLLARNRREQAGVIIRRAAKVNRRDISVELMASFKQQELEAEASPETDVEGGLDVRKDDKIWLAIKEVAGSPILMGRYAILLLIWAVNAIVYYGLSLNATSLSGNKYLNFALVCLVEIPGYSLAWLFLRRFGRRMALSGSLLLCSITCVASGFVTLGANWLVVTLFLVGKLGITSSFAVIYTFTAEMMPTVIRSGGVGVMSTFARFGAMLAPFVPLLASYYDPLPLLLFGSLSLVAGLLSLLLPETFNRKLPDTASNLPKCWNHSVQLSHLHR, from the exons ATGTCAGCACCAGCGGCAGCTCCGACGTCTGCCGTCCTGGACTTTGACGACATTCTAGCCGAGATCGGAGAATTCGGACGCTTTCAGCGGCGGAACTATCTGCTCATATGCCTGCCCGTACTTTTTGCAGCCGCCAACAGCCTGTCGTATGTGTTCACGGCAGGTTCGCCGACCTACCGATGCTACGTGCCCGAGTGCGATAAGGTGGAGGATGCGGACTATGGAGCGGATTGGGTGTCGATCGCCGTGCCCGGCAGCTGGAGCAAGCGGGGCCAATTTACGCCGTCCACCTGTGAAAGGTTCGTGGCGAACGGAAGCCACTTTGCATCCACCTCAGAGCCTTGGAGGTCGTGGCCTTTGGATCAGTGCTCGGCTGCGAATTTCACGGCGGAAACGGAGAGGTGCCATCAGTTCGTGTACGGCAGTTCGGAGCGGACCATTGTGCAGCAGTGGGGAATGCACTGCCAGGAGAATCTCTGGAAGCTGGCCTTCGTGGGCACTGTGCACTTTGCCGGCCTGGTTGTGGGAACAGCTCTCTCCGGATACCTTGCCGATCG ATATGGACGCAAGCACATCTTCCTGTTCTGCATCGTGTTCATGGCGCTGACGGGAGTGGCGCAGGCGCTGTCCTGGGACTACATAAGTTTCCTGGTCTTCGCCTTGTTGAATGCGGTGGGCACATCCGGTGTTTACCCGCTCGCCTTCATCATCGGAGTGGAAATGGTCGGACCGCGCAAGCGTGAGATGTCCTCCATCGTGCTCAACTACTTCTATGCCGTGGGCGAGGCGGTCCTTGGCCTGTCCGTTTTCCTGCCCGACTGGCGGCAATTGCAGCTGGCGCTCTCGCTACCACCGCTTATTTGCGTGGCCTACTTCTGGCTGGTACCGGAGTCCGTTCGTTGGCTGCTGGCCCGTAATAGGCGGGAGCAAGCGGGTGTGATCATCCGGCGGGCGGCCAAGGTTAACCGGCGAGACATCTCCGTCGAGCTGATGGCCAGCTTCAAACAGCAGGAGCTGGAAGCGGAAGCCAGCCCTGAGACTGATGTCGAGGGTGGCCTGGACGTGCGGAAGGATGACAAGATCTGGTTGGCCATCAAGGAGGTGGCGGGCTCTCCCATTTTGATGGGCAGATACGCCATTCTGCTGCTCATTTGGGCCGTCAATGCCATCGTCTACTATGGACTTTCGCTCAACGCCACCAGTCTCAGTGGCAACAAGTACCTGAACTTCGCCCTGGTTTGCCTCGTCGAGATTCCTGGCTACAGCCTCGCCTGG CTATTCCTACGGAGATTTGGCCGACGCATGGCACTTTCAGGCTCCTTGCTGCTCTGCTCCATCACGTGTGTTGCCAGCGGATTCGTCACACTAG GTGCCAACTGGCTGGTTGTGACGCTCTTCCTTGTCGGCAAACTGGGCATCACCTCCTCCTTCGCTGTTATCTACACATTCACTGCGGAAATGATGCCCACG GTCATTAGGAGCGGCGGCGTTGGTGTCATGTCCACATTTGCCCGCTTCGGTGCGATGCTGGCTCCATTTGTGCCTCTATTG GCTTCGTACTATGACCCACTACCTCTGCTTCTTTTCGGGAGCTTATCGCTTGTGGCTGGACTTCTCTCGCTGTTGCTGCCGGAAACCTTCAACCGAAAACTACCCGATACGGCAAGTAATCTCCCGAAGTGTTGGAACCACAGTGTTCAACTTTCCCATCTCCACAGGTAG